The nucleotide window GACAGATCCGTATCCGGGACCACGAGGTCTTTCGGGTTCGGAGACTGAGACGGGTTCGGCGACGGCGGGGCCGCGGCCAGTGTTGCGGCGCAGGCCAACAGTGGGGCGAGTGCAAAAGCGAAGCGCATGGCGTCCCTCGGCAGCGAGAGGCGGGACCGACCGGGTCGGCGCGTGCGGGTCGGTGCGCGAACCGGTAGACTCGGAATTGTATCGGAGTAACGGCCGCCGGTCGATTCGGACGACCATCAACGTTACAACACCGGTACGGGCCAATCTACCACAGACGAGCGCGCCGAGCCATGCCGGACCAAGCCCCCTTCGCCGAAGCCGAGGCCGCACTTCGGACGCACGCGCTCGGCTTTCCCGGGGCCACCGAAGAGTTCCCGTGGGGGCACCGGGGGATCAAAGTGCGGGGCAAAATATTCGTCACGATGGCAGCACTCGGTGACCAGTTCAGAACCAGCATGAAGCTGCCCGATTCCGGCATCTACGCGCTGACCCAGCGCTACGCGACACCGGCCGGCTACGGGCTCGGCCGGCACGGATGGGTAACATGCACGTTTCGGCCCGGCGACGAGGTGCCAACAGACCTGCTGGAAGAATGGATCGAGGAAAGCTACCGGGCGATCGCCCCTAAAAAGTTGATCCTGGCCCGGAATGCCCAACTTGGCGGTTCCGAGTCGCTGGTGGTGTCTATCACACCGACTTCAGCGCCCGAGCCGAAAGCGGCAAAACCGAAGCCACAAAGCAGGCGCGAAGGGAAACCTGTTTGAGATCGCGAAAACCGGTCCCGAAGCTGAACCACCGAATGGGAGCACCGGCTCGGCGCCGCGCACGAAGCGAGCACGCGGGCGACCGACGCGCCCGCAAACGGACTGAACGCGCGGCTGTTCGAACTGCGCGACCTGCGCTGAGCGCAGAAGCGATACAGGCACGGCGGTGTGGGGTGCGGACGGCACCGCGTGCCGCGTGCGTCAGCCACCCCCGCGCGGGGACGGGCGAGCGGTCGGCTTCTACACACCGCCCGCCGCCCGCTTCCTCTCCGGGTTGACTCGTCGCCCCCTTCGCGGTAAAGCCCGCCCCGAGCCGCAGGGAGAGCAGCAATGGGCGACCTGGCCGACTTCGTCAACGGCCCCAACGGGCTGAACTTCCAGAACCTGTCGCCGCCGGTCCAGACCGCCCTCATGCTGGGGCTGTCCGCCCTGCTCCCGGCGGCCCTGATGACCATGACGTGCTTCACGCGCGTCGTGATCGTTCTGTCGTTCGTGCGCCAGGGGTTGGGCGCGCAGAACGTGCCCCCCAACCTGGTCCTCACCGGGCTGGCGCTGTTCATCACCCTGTTCGTGATGCAGCCCACCTTCGCCGAGATCGACCAGAAGGCGTACCAGCCCTACCTCCAAAAGCAGATCACCGGCCCGCAGGCGTTCAAGACCGGCACGGACATCTACAAGCAGTTCATGCTGCGCCAGACCCGCAAGCAGGACCTCGCGCTGTTCCTGCACCTCTCGAAGCACACCGTGGAGAAGGCCGAGGACGCCCCGTTCCTGACGGTGGTGCCCGCGTTCCTGATCAGCGAGTTGAAGACCGCCTTCATCATGGGGTTCTGCATCTACCTGCCGTTCCTCATGGTGGACCTCGTGGTGTCGAGCGTGCTCACCTCAATGGGTATGGTCATGATGCCGCCCGTCACCATCTCGGCGCCGTTCAAGATCCTGCTGTTCGTCCTCGCCGACGGCTGGCACCTCGTGACCTACGCCATCGCGCTCAGCTACGGCTGACGCGGTTGAGAGGGGCCGCAACCGGAGGGCGCCAAAAGGACCGGCCCAACGCCTCTGGCCTCTGACCACTTGCCCCGGGGGAAGCGATGACCGCCGAACACGTGATCCGCATGACCCAGGAGCTGTTCCTGGTGGCCCTCGTGGTGGCCCTGCCCGCGCTAGTGATCAGCCTCGCGGTGGGCCTCCTGGTGAGCATCTTCCAGACGGTCACCAGCATCCAGGACCAGACGCTCAGTTACGTCCCGCGCATCATCCTCGTGG belongs to Gemmata obscuriglobus and includes:
- a CDS encoding MmcQ/YjbR family DNA-binding protein → MPDQAPFAEAEAALRTHALGFPGATEEFPWGHRGIKVRGKIFVTMAALGDQFRTSMKLPDSGIYALTQRYATPAGYGLGRHGWVTCTFRPGDEVPTDLLEEWIEESYRAIAPKKLILARNAQLGGSESLVVSITPTSAPEPKAAKPKPQSRREGKPV
- the fliP gene encoding flagellar type III secretion system pore protein FliP (The bacterial flagellar biogenesis protein FliP forms a type III secretion system (T3SS)-type pore required for flagellar assembly.), with the translated sequence MGDLADFVNGPNGLNFQNLSPPVQTALMLGLSALLPAALMTMTCFTRVVIVLSFVRQGLGAQNVPPNLVLTGLALFITLFVMQPTFAEIDQKAYQPYLQKQITGPQAFKTGTDIYKQFMLRQTRKQDLALFLHLSKHTVEKAEDAPFLTVVPAFLISELKTAFIMGFCIYLPFLMVDLVVSSVLTSMGMVMMPPVTISAPFKILLFVLADGWHLVTYAIALSYG
- a CDS encoding flagellar biosynthetic protein FliQ: MTAEHVIRMTQELFLVALVVALPALVISLAVGLLVSIFQTVTSIQDQTLSYVPRIILVGLALVVTLGFSFQQAVAFTHRMFAYAAGIGT